Proteins encoded by one window of Ignavibacteriota bacterium:
- the scpB gene encoding SMC-Scp complex subunit ScpB, which translates to MQTINQPAFMKLSKDERKSVIEALIFSSEEPLSSKQILNLLINIEFNVPNINTESDDYEGELKDIYLSDEPEFTENYFDNLIGEINTDLIESNRPYIIVQSGGGWQFGLMSQYGEMLHKYFKTKVKKKFSQAALETLAVIAYKQPVSKPEIEQIRGVNSNEVVNSLIEKKLIKIAGRSESLGKPLLYATTVEFLRTFSINSIDDLPKLKELEEIMPNNQENQEPDMIINIEKEQMMNPESNNVDENDNIEIDNYVQYFENYEKKSEFIE; encoded by the coding sequence TTGCAGACAATTAATCAACCTGCTTTTATGAAACTTAGCAAGGATGAAAGAAAATCAGTAATTGAGGCTCTGATATTTTCTTCTGAAGAGCCATTGAGTTCAAAGCAAATTTTGAATTTACTTATCAATATCGAATTCAATGTACCGAATATTAATACTGAATCGGATGATTATGAAGGTGAACTCAAAGATATTTACTTATCTGATGAACCTGAATTTACTGAAAATTACTTTGATAACTTGATTGGTGAAATAAACACTGACTTAATCGAAAGTAACCGACCTTATATCATAGTTCAGTCGGGTGGAGGCTGGCAGTTTGGTTTGATGTCGCAATACGGTGAAATGCTGCATAAGTATTTCAAAACAAAAGTTAAAAAGAAATTTTCACAAGCAGCACTCGAAACTTTGGCTGTAATTGCTTATAAACAGCCGGTATCAAAGCCTGAAATCGAACAGATTAGAGGAGTAAACTCAAACGAAGTAGTCAATTCGCTCATTGAAAAAAAATTGATAAAAATTGCCGGAAGAAGTGAGTCTCTCGGCAAACCGCTTTTGTATGCTACAACGGTTGAGTTTTTGAGAACTTTTAGTATCAATTCAATTGATGACCTACCGAAACTCAAAGAACTTGAAGAAATTATGCCCAATAATCAGGAAAATCAAGAGCCGGATATGATTATCAATATTGAAAAAGAGCAAATGATGAATCCGGAAAGTAATAATGTAGATGAAAATGATAACATCGAAATTGATAATTATGTCCAATATTTTGAAAATTATGAAAAAAAATCCGAATTTATCGAATAA
- a CDS encoding segregation/condensation protein A, with the protein MYKIKLPNFEGPFDLLLYFIKRDELNIYDIPISEITEEFLKYIKIMQYFDLELAGEFILMASTLMYIKAQMLLPRPKGDDDTEIEDPRTGLVRKLLEYKLYKDAASDLAERYEENKYVFYRNLFDSDKATLENSASYKNANLFDLLSAFSNVMQRAETKEPEHHVTLENITVEDKINAIFLLLSSKKRISFYEFTRNTSRMHLIVTLLAILELMKYRKIWIHQDDNFDDIIIMDYKNYNHTGEEIADN; encoded by the coding sequence ATGTATAAAATTAAACTTCCGAATTTCGAGGGACCGTTCGATCTCCTTCTCTATTTTATTAAGAGGGACGAGCTTAATATATATGATATCCCGATTTCGGAGATTACTGAAGAATTTTTAAAATATATAAAAATAATGCAATATTTTGATTTGGAGCTTGCCGGAGAGTTTATTCTCATGGCATCAACTCTTATGTATATTAAAGCGCAGATGCTACTTCCAAGACCAAAAGGTGATGATGATACCGAAATCGAAGATCCAAGAACCGGACTTGTCAGAAAGCTTCTTGAATACAAATTATACAAGGATGCAGCTTCAGATTTAGCTGAACGTTATGAGGAAAACAAGTATGTTTTTTATCGCAATTTATTTGATTCAGACAAAGCAACGTTAGAAAATTCTGCTTCATACAAAAATGCAAATTTATTCGATTTGCTCTCTGCATTTAGTAATGTGATGCAGAGAGCTGAAACAAAAGAGCCGGAACATCATGTGACTCTTGAGAATATAACAGTTGAAGATAAAATTAATGCTATCTTCTTGTTGCTATCGAGTAAAAAACGTATCAGTTTTTATGAATTTACACGAAATACATCTCGAATGCATCTGATAGTTACACTACTTGCTATTTTGGAGCTTATGAAATACAGGAAAATTTGGATACATCAGGATGATAATTTTGATGACATAATTATTATGGACTACAAGAACTATAATCATACAGGTGAAGAAATTGCAGACAATTAA
- a CDS encoding HPr kinase/phosphorylase, translating into MSLLSNLKPMKQDKIPVGILLQSPIKLKLLTNEQIHDKEIIEKNLHRPQLALAGYVGLFTWQRIQIFGNTEINYLQSLKNFERIAAIEKLTQFNLPCVIITNNNDLDKSLIEIFEEAEIPVFQTEYDTTKASYLLSEFLDDQFSPQVVVHGSFVDVYGVGMLFVGRSGIGKSEVALDLIERGHRLVADDVVMLTKKREAVLMGTGTSLVQHFMEIRGLGIIDIRQMFGIRSIRFQKRLEIVVELEDWDNEASYTRTGLDELPLDVMGVEISKVKLPIFPGKNITVISEVIAINYLLRTYGYDASQVFSEKLNERIKMKSGMKKFFEEKRIISYFQGDNE; encoded by the coding sequence ATGTCTCTGCTTAGTAATCTCAAGCCAATGAAACAAGATAAAATTCCTGTTGGTATTTTATTGCAGTCCCCTATTAAACTGAAATTGCTTACCAACGAACAAATTCATGATAAAGAGATTATCGAAAAGAATCTTCACCGCCCGCAGCTTGCATTAGCCGGTTATGTCGGACTTTTTACCTGGCAACGCATTCAAATTTTTGGAAATACTGAGATTAATTATTTACAAAGTCTCAAAAATTTTGAGCGGATTGCGGCTATCGAAAAACTCACACAGTTCAATCTTCCATGTGTAATTATAACAAATAACAACGATTTAGATAAAAGTTTGATTGAAATATTTGAGGAGGCAGAGATTCCTGTATTCCAAACTGAATACGACACAACCAAAGCTTCATATCTATTGAGTGAATTTCTTGATGATCAATTTTCACCCCAAGTGGTTGTACACGGCTCATTTGTTGATGTTTACGGGGTTGGAATGCTTTTTGTCGGTCGCAGTGGAATTGGCAAAAGCGAAGTTGCACTTGATTTAATTGAACGTGGTCACCGTCTTGTTGCTGATGATGTGGTGATGCTTACCAAAAAACGTGAAGCTGTGCTTATGGGAACCGGCACAAGTCTTGTTCAGCATTTTATGGAAATTCGCGGACTTGGAATAATTGATATTAGACAGATGTTCGGTATTCGTTCAATAAGATTTCAAAAAAGGTTGGAAATTGTTGTCGAACTTGAAGATTGGGATAACGAAGCGTCATACACACGTACAGGACTTGATGAGCTGCCACTTGATGTTATGGGTGTGGAAATATCTAAAGTCAAACTGCCAATATTTCCCGGAAAAAATATTACTGTAATTTCTGAAGTAATTGCAATCAATTATCTACTTAGAACCTATGGCTATGATGCTTCACAGGTTTTTTCAGAAAAGCTGAATGAGCGAATTAAAATGAAATCGGGTATGAAGAAGTTTTTTGAAGAGAAGCGTATTATTTCTTACTTTCAGGGTGATAACGAATAG